From the Hyphomicrobium sp. ghe19 genome, one window contains:
- a CDS encoding calcium:proton antiporter produces the protein MTHSARFPVWTWAMPVLGLLFFVVATATGYGDDFATHTLGIVETIILVPLLVGAVFAAVYHAEEVAHILGEPLGTLVLTIAVTVIELALIVALMMTGKATPTLVRETVFAVVMIVTTGLVGLCIVVGGIRYRQQRFDVTSAKIYLAMLIVLTTLTLILPNYTITAPGNLYSESQLIYISVVTIALYMVFLYTQTVLHRGYFVGDHIEEKEGASSPKSQQTKLALAALLLCVALAAVVLLAKLFAVVIDFGVSRSHAPASISGVIIALIVLTPESISAVKSARRDELQKSINLALGSSLATIGLTIPAIAAANLFIHKPLVLGLDMDDVVLLVMALATSMLTFGTGRTNVLFGFLHLVIFGTFLFLSFVP, from the coding sequence ATGACCCATTCGGCCAGATTCCCAGTATGGACCTGGGCAATGCCCGTTTTGGGTCTTCTGTTTTTCGTTGTGGCGACTGCGACGGGATATGGCGACGACTTCGCAACTCACACGCTCGGCATAGTCGAAACCATAATTCTCGTCCCGTTGCTCGTCGGTGCGGTGTTCGCGGCCGTCTATCATGCCGAAGAAGTCGCGCACATCTTGGGTGAGCCTCTGGGTACGCTCGTCCTGACCATCGCTGTCACAGTGATCGAATTGGCGCTGATCGTTGCCTTGATGATGACCGGCAAGGCGACGCCGACGCTCGTGCGAGAAACGGTTTTCGCCGTCGTCATGATTGTCACGACCGGCCTCGTTGGCCTCTGCATCGTCGTCGGAGGAATTCGCTACCGCCAGCAGAGGTTCGATGTGACGTCGGCGAAAATCTATCTCGCCATGCTCATCGTTCTGACGACGTTGACGCTCATCCTGCCGAATTACACCATAACGGCGCCAGGCAATCTCTATTCGGAAAGCCAGCTGATCTACATCAGCGTCGTGACGATCGCGCTCTATATGGTTTTCCTCTACACGCAGACTGTCCTGCATAGAGGTTACTTCGTCGGCGACCATATAGAAGAAAAAGAGGGCGCCTCGTCGCCCAAAAGCCAACAAACCAAGCTCGCACTCGCAGCGCTCCTGTTATGTGTTGCATTGGCCGCCGTCGTGTTGCTGGCCAAGCTCTTCGCCGTTGTGATCGACTTCGGCGTGTCGAGATCACACGCTCCGGCAAGCATCAGCGGCGTCATCATCGCGTTGATCGTTTTGACTCCGGAATCGATATCCGCCGTCAAATCCGCGCGAAGGGACGAACTGCAGAAGAGTATTAACCTCGCGCTCGGATCATCCTTGGCAACCATCGGGCTGACGATCCCGGCCATCGCGGCAGCGAATCTCTTTATTCACAAGCCGCTTGTTCTCGGCCTCGATATGGACGACGTCGTCCTTCTCGTCATGGCGCTGGCGACGAGCATGCTGACGTTTGGAACAGGCCGGACCAACGTGCTCTTCGGCTTCCTTCACCTCGTGATATTCGGCACCTTTCTCTTCCTGTCGTTCGTCCCGTAA
- a CDS encoding META domain-containing protein, with the protein MRFMQAIIVSALALAMSGPVLAEDDEDGPLAASWVATELSGKPVDGLTLDYTTDKVSGTGGCNRFSGPISIEDDAIQIGPLAATKMMCEGKSEIETQYFTALEAARSFVVEGDMLTLKADDGHVLVKFKK; encoded by the coding sequence ATGCGGTTCATGCAGGCGATCATTGTCAGCGCGCTCGCCTTGGCGATGAGCGGTCCCGTCCTTGCAGAAGACGATGAGGACGGTCCTCTCGCTGCGAGCTGGGTCGCGACCGAACTCAGCGGCAAGCCCGTCGACGGTCTGACGCTCGACTACACAACGGACAAGGTTTCCGGCACCGGCGGGTGCAACCGCTTCAGCGGTCCCATTTCGATCGAGGACGACGCGATCCAGATCGGGCCGCTGGCCGCGACGAAGATGATGTGCGAAGGCAAATCCGAGATCGAGACGCAATATTTCACGGCGCTTGAAGCGGCGCGCTCATTCGTCGTCGAAGGTGATATGCTGACGTTGAAGGCCGACGACGGCCACGTGCTCGTGAAGTTCAAGAAATAG
- a CDS encoding nicotinate-nucleotide adenylyltransferase: protein MQSFGSLRVNTPFCLPGQRIGVMGGTFNPPHDGHRIAAEAAMKRLKLDQVWWLITPGNPLKSPNGLSPLADRMGLVRKFAHGPKMKITGFERELGTRYTAGTLSFLKRRYPAVRFVWIMGADNLAYFDRWQHWRHIAEIMPIAIVDRPNWRHAALSSPAARALERYRVPESEAATLADRHPPAWMLLTIRLSGLSSTALRKAIPAELRTE from the coding sequence CTGCAAAGCTTCGGCTCCCTTCGCGTCAACACCCCTTTCTGTCTTCCGGGGCAACGCATTGGCGTAATGGGGGGTACGTTCAACCCTCCCCATGACGGTCACCGCATCGCCGCCGAAGCGGCCATGAAGCGGCTGAAGCTCGATCAGGTCTGGTGGCTCATAACGCCGGGCAACCCCCTGAAATCGCCCAACGGACTTTCCCCGCTCGCCGACCGCATGGGCCTTGTCCGCAAATTCGCCCACGGACCGAAAATGAAGATTACGGGCTTCGAGCGCGAACTCGGCACCCGCTACACCGCCGGGACACTATCGTTTCTGAAGCGGCGCTACCCCGCCGTGCGTTTCGTCTGGATCATGGGCGCCGACAATCTCGCCTACTTCGACCGTTGGCAGCACTGGCGCCACATCGCAGAGATCATGCCGATAGCGATCGTCGACCGGCCGAACTGGCGCCACGCCGCCCTATCCTCACCCGCCGCCCGGGCACTCGAGCGCTATCGCGTGCCGGAATCCGAAGCAGCCACCCTGGCCGATCGGCATCCGCCCGCCTGGATGCTGCTGACCATACGGCTTTCCGGCCTTTCCTCGACGGCTTTGCGTAAGGCAATCCCGGCCGAGCTTCGAACGGAATAA
- a CDS encoding DNA-deoxyinosine glycosylase yields the protein MAAERRKAPTIETSPIIKYSFPPLSPAGARLLILGTLPGEESLRLQRYYGHPRNHFWPLIAALSNKPLPPLYEDRLALLEINRWAIWDVLEGAERIGSADAAIRNPTANAFADYFAANPAIKAIAFNGQKARDLFRRFVMKPGIVAAGDFDLIELPSSSPLYTKTLDEKLAVWRSKLAGHIADGRQEFRVK from the coding sequence ATGGCTGCCGAGCGAAGAAAAGCGCCGACGATCGAAACCAGTCCGATCATCAAATACAGCTTTCCTCCGCTGAGCCCGGCAGGCGCGCGCTTGCTGATCCTCGGCACGCTTCCCGGTGAAGAATCCCTCCGCCTGCAGCGGTACTATGGACATCCGAGAAACCATTTCTGGCCGCTCATCGCCGCCCTTTCCAATAAGCCTTTGCCTCCCCTGTATGAGGACCGCCTCGCGCTCCTGGAAATCAATCGATGGGCGATTTGGGATGTTCTCGAAGGCGCGGAGCGCATCGGCAGCGCGGATGCAGCTATCCGCAATCCGACCGCGAACGCATTCGCCGACTACTTCGCAGCCAACCCCGCGATTAAGGCGATTGCTTTCAATGGACAGAAGGCCCGCGATTTATTCCGCCGCTTCGTCATGAAGCCCGGCATCGTCGCGGCAGGCGATTTTGACTTGATCGAACTGCCGTCGTCGAGCCCGCTCTACACGAAAACGCTCGACGAGAAGCTCGCCGTCTGGCGATCGAAGCTCGCTGGGCACATCGCCGATGGCCGTCAGGAATTCCGCGTAAAATAA
- the rlmH gene encoding 23S rRNA (pseudouridine(1915)-N(3))-methyltransferase RlmH, with translation MRIAISAIGKLKDAEERAIVERYAKRLNGTGKSLGLGPIEIREFSESRAAGVDERKRDEAARLLREIGAGDVTIALDPLGRSFTSEAFAALIRETRDGGAKTCNFLIGGPDGHGDGALAAASVKLSLGSLTLPHGLARVVLVEQLYRAATILSGHPYHRA, from the coding sequence ATGCGCATCGCGATCTCGGCGATCGGGAAACTGAAGGACGCCGAGGAACGCGCCATCGTCGAGCGCTATGCCAAACGCCTCAACGGCACGGGCAAATCGCTCGGCCTAGGCCCCATCGAGATCCGGGAATTCTCCGAAAGCCGCGCCGCCGGCGTCGACGAGCGCAAGCGCGATGAAGCGGCCCGCCTCCTGCGGGAGATCGGCGCGGGCGACGTCACAATAGCACTCGACCCGTTGGGACGCTCTTTCACCAGCGAAGCCTTCGCAGCCCTCATCCGCGAAACCCGCGATGGCGGCGCAAAGACGTGCAACTTCCTGATCGGAGGTCCGGACGGCCACGGCGACGGAGCCCTCGCCGCCGCGTCCGTAAAGCTCTCCCTCGGCTCCCTGACCCTTCCGCACGGCCTTGCGCGCGTCGTTCTCGTGGAGCAGCTTTACCGCGCCGCGACGATCCTTTCCGGACATCCCTACCATCGAGCGTGA
- a CDS encoding SDR family NAD(P)-dependent oxidoreductase yields MARSILITGCSSGIGLDAARTMRERGWRVIATARKSEDLARLKNFLGVEVLPLELADSQSIATCAISALEMTRGKLDALFNNAAFAQPGAIEDLTPKLLREQFEVNVIGTHDLTRRLIPAMRKNGAGRIVNCSSVLGLVVAPYRGAYCASKFALEALTASLRLELEGSGISVSLIEPGPIRSRFVEHALARLLATVDIENSPHRDVYQARIDAMKAGGKMTFKLEPEAVTKRLIHAVESARPQRHYYVTTPTYLAAAMRRVLPQFAIDYFTRNS; encoded by the coding sequence ATGGCACGCTCTATTCTCATCACCGGATGCTCTTCCGGCATCGGCCTCGACGCGGCGCGGACGATGCGCGAGCGCGGCTGGCGCGTCATCGCAACGGCCCGCAAATCCGAAGACCTCGCCCGGTTGAAGAATTTCCTCGGCGTCGAAGTTCTGCCGCTCGAGCTCGCGGATTCTCAGTCGATCGCGACGTGCGCCATCAGTGCGCTGGAGATGACGCGCGGCAAGCTCGACGCGCTTTTCAACAACGCGGCGTTCGCGCAGCCGGGGGCAATCGAGGATCTGACCCCGAAGCTGCTGCGTGAGCAATTCGAGGTCAATGTGATCGGCACACACGATCTGACCCGCCGCCTCATCCCGGCGATGCGCAAGAATGGTGCGGGCCGCATCGTCAATTGCTCGTCCGTGCTCGGCCTGGTCGTCGCTCCCTATCGCGGTGCCTACTGCGCATCGAAATTCGCGCTCGAAGCGTTGACGGCGTCGTTGCGGCTTGAGCTCGAAGGTTCGGGAATTTCGGTTTCGCTCATCGAGCCGGGGCCGATACGCTCGCGGTTCGTGGAGCATGCGCTCGCGCGGCTGCTCGCAACCGTCGATATCGAGAATTCGCCCCATCGCGACGTTTACCAGGCGCGTATCGATGCCATGAAGGCGGGCGGAAAGATGACTTTCAAGCTCGAGCCCGAAGCGGTGACCAAACGGCTCATTCACGCCGTCGAAAGTGCGCGGCCGCAGCGGCACTATTACGTGACGACGCCGACGTATCTCGCCGCCGCCATGCGCCGGGTGCTGCCGCAGTTCGCGATCGATTATTTTACGCGGAATTCCTGA
- the rsfS gene encoding ribosome silencing factor: MRDQPAKDVRRLIRTTTEAARKSTSSASSAAPAPDSAALLDDVVRWLDDAKAEEIVSLPLKGKSALGDFMVVASGRNDRHVGAIAEQLREKLKARGEARVRVEGLGACDWVLIDTGDVIVHVFRPEVREFYNLEKMWQAEIPPDASRGDSSQH, from the coding sequence ATGCGGGACCAACCAGCAAAGGACGTTCGCCGCTTGATTCGAACCACAACCGAGGCCGCTCGTAAGAGCACCTCATCCGCCTCGTCCGCCGCTCCGGCGCCGGACTCGGCCGCCCTGCTCGATGATGTCGTCCGTTGGCTTGACGACGCAAAGGCAGAGGAGATCGTGTCCCTCCCCCTCAAAGGCAAATCCGCATTGGGCGATTTCATGGTCGTCGCGTCGGGCCGTAATGACCGGCACGTGGGCGCCATCGCCGAACAGCTGCGGGAAAAGCTCAAGGCGCGCGGCGAAGCCCGCGTCAGAGTAGAAGGCTTGGGCGCCTGCGACTGGGTCCTGATCGACACGGGCGACGTGATCGTCCACGTCTTCCGTCCCGAGGTGCGCGAATTCTATAACCTCGAAAAGATGTGGCAGGCGGAGATCCCGCCGGACGCATCGCGCGGCGACTCCTCGCAACACTGA
- a CDS encoding glutamate-5-semialdehyde dehydrogenase: MNRPERIENDTAALMRGIGEAAKAASRRLGIATPEEKNKALKAAAKALRGATPKILEANARDIEAAKAACRPDSFVDRLLLNEKRVEGIAKALEEIADLPDPVGTVLAEWTRPNGLKFQRVRVPLGTIGIVYESRPNVTADAGALSLKAGNASILRGGSESHHSSVAIHACLVEGLRAASLPEASIQLVPTTDREAVGAMLRGLEGAIDVIVPRGGKSLVQRVQDEARVPVFAHLEGICHTYVDEAANMTIALPIVVNAKMRRTGVCGATECLLIDKNAKSDFVTPLVKALLDEGCEVRGDAVAQKADPRVKAASADDYGKEFLEPIIAVKMVDGVDEAIDHIARYGSQHTDAIITEAEATAERFLDRVDSAIVLVNASTQFADGGEFGFGGEIGIATGKMHARGPVGVEQLTSFKYKVRGNGQIRPK, translated from the coding sequence ATGAACAGACCGGAGCGCATCGAGAACGATACGGCCGCGTTGATGCGCGGCATCGGAGAAGCCGCGAAGGCAGCAAGCCGCCGCCTCGGTATCGCCACGCCGGAAGAAAAGAACAAAGCCCTCAAGGCCGCCGCCAAGGCGCTGCGCGGCGCGACGCCCAAAATTCTCGAAGCCAACGCCCGGGATATCGAAGCGGCGAAAGCTGCCTGCCGTCCCGACTCTTTCGTCGACCGTCTTCTTCTCAATGAAAAGCGCGTCGAAGGCATCGCCAAGGCGCTCGAGGAAATCGCCGATCTGCCCGACCCCGTCGGCACTGTGCTGGCCGAGTGGACGCGGCCGAACGGCTTGAAATTCCAGCGCGTTCGCGTTCCCCTGGGAACCATCGGCATCGTCTACGAAAGCCGCCCGAACGTAACGGCCGACGCCGGCGCGCTTTCGCTGAAAGCGGGCAACGCGTCGATCCTGCGCGGCGGCTCGGAAAGCCATCATTCGAGCGTGGCCATCCACGCCTGCCTCGTCGAAGGACTTCGCGCTGCCAGCCTTCCCGAAGCCTCCATTCAGCTCGTCCCGACGACGGACCGCGAAGCCGTGGGCGCGATGCTGCGCGGCCTCGAAGGCGCCATCGACGTGATCGTTCCCCGCGGCGGCAAAAGCTTGGTGCAACGCGTTCAGGACGAAGCGCGCGTGCCGGTCTTCGCGCATCTCGAAGGCATCTGCCACACCTACGTCGACGAAGCCGCGAACATGACCATCGCGCTGCCGATCGTCGTCAACGCCAAGATGCGCCGTACCGGAGTTTGCGGCGCGACCGAGTGCCTGCTCATCGACAAGAACGCCAAGAGCGATTTCGTGACCCCCCTGGTCAAGGCACTGTTGGACGAGGGATGCGAAGTGCGCGGCGACGCGGTCGCCCAGAAGGCCGACCCGCGCGTCAAAGCGGCATCCGCCGACGATTACGGTAAGGAATTCCTCGAACCGATCATCGCCGTGAAAATGGTCGATGGCGTCGACGAAGCAATCGACCACATCGCGCGCTACGGCTCGCAGCATACCGACGCCATCATCACCGAGGCCGAGGCAACCGCCGAACGCTTTCTCGATCGCGTGGACTCGGCCATCGTCCTCGTCAACGCCTCGACCCAGTTCGCCGATGGCGGTGAATTCGGCTTTGGCGGCGAGATCGGTATCGCGACCGGCAAGATGCACGCACGCGGACCCGTCGGCGTCGAGCAATTGACGAGCTTCAAGTACAAAGTACGCGGCAACGGCCAGATCCGGCCGAAGTGA
- the obgE gene encoding GTPase ObgE, with translation MKFLDQAKVYIRSGAGGNGCIAFRREKFIEFGGPNGGDGGKGGDVYVECVQNLNTLIDYRYQQHFFAENGTPGMGQNRAGPNGKDCTIKVPPGTQVFAEDGETLLADMTTPGQRVRLAKGGNGGFGNAYFKSATNQAPRHANPGQPPEEMTIWLKLKLIADAGLVGLPNAGKSTFLAAVSAAKPKIADYPFTTLHPNLGVVRAGDVDFVLADIPGLIEGAHDGAGLGDRFLSHVERCRVLLHLVDVTSEDVAADYKTIRRELKAYGNGIEKKKEIVALSKCDAVDEAILLERRDILKKASRKTPLILSAVSGKGVKEALYAITREISRADTAEEDADAEAPGPWQP, from the coding sequence ATGAAATTTCTCGATCAGGCAAAAGTCTACATTCGGTCCGGAGCGGGCGGCAATGGTTGCATCGCCTTCCGGCGTGAGAAGTTCATCGAGTTCGGTGGACCGAACGGCGGTGACGGCGGCAAGGGCGGCGACGTCTACGTCGAGTGCGTGCAGAACCTGAATACGCTCATCGATTACCGCTACCAGCAGCACTTCTTCGCCGAAAACGGCACGCCGGGCATGGGCCAGAACCGTGCGGGACCGAACGGCAAGGACTGCACCATCAAGGTTCCGCCCGGCACGCAGGTTTTTGCCGAGGATGGCGAAACGCTGCTCGCCGACATGACCACGCCCGGCCAGCGCGTGCGCCTTGCAAAAGGCGGTAACGGCGGCTTCGGCAACGCCTATTTCAAAAGCGCGACGAACCAGGCTCCGCGCCACGCCAACCCCGGCCAGCCTCCCGAAGAAATGACGATCTGGCTGAAACTGAAGCTCATCGCCGATGCCGGGCTCGTCGGCCTCCCGAACGCGGGCAAATCGACATTCCTTGCGGCCGTATCGGCAGCGAAACCGAAAATCGCAGACTACCCGTTCACGACGCTGCACCCAAACCTCGGCGTGGTACGCGCGGGCGACGTCGATTTCGTTCTGGCCGACATCCCAGGCCTGATTGAAGGCGCGCACGACGGCGCCGGTCTCGGCGACCGCTTTCTCAGCCACGTCGAACGTTGCCGCGTTCTTCTGCACTTGGTGGACGTCACCTCCGAAGATGTCGCCGCCGATTACAAAACCATCCGCCGCGAGCTCAAGGCGTATGGCAACGGCATCGAGAAAAAGAAAGAGATCGTCGCGCTTTCGAAATGCGATGCGGTCGACGAAGCGATATTACTCGAGCGCCGCGACATTCTGAAAAAAGCGTCACGCAAAACGCCGCTGATACTCTCGGCTGTCTCCGGCAAAGGCGTGAAGGAAGCGCTTTACGCGATCACGCGCGAAATTTCGCGTGCAGACACGGCAGAAGAAGACGCCGACGCCGAAGCGCCCGGCCCCTGGCAGCCGTAA
- a CDS encoding GNAT family N-acetyltransferase, whose product MKTARLRLRAVVDGDAARIAVLAGDWDVASMTGRIPYPYSEDAALEWVNGLAEREEVFGIELDGELIGICGFTAEANGDAELGYWLGKAYWGQGYATEAARAVMAYGFAKAGVRRFVCKHLTDNGASARVIRKLGFRLSGSATGWCEARQCELPALSYERRRPWTMAIRALAS is encoded by the coding sequence ATGAAAACCGCACGCCTCCGTCTCAGGGCCGTCGTTGACGGTGATGCCGCCCGCATCGCCGTGCTCGCCGGCGACTGGGACGTTGCAAGCATGACCGGCCGCATTCCCTATCCCTACAGCGAAGACGCCGCTCTCGAGTGGGTTAACGGCCTCGCCGAGCGCGAAGAAGTGTTCGGCATCGAACTGGACGGCGAATTGATCGGCATCTGCGGCTTCACAGCCGAAGCCAATGGCGACGCAGAGCTTGGCTATTGGCTCGGCAAGGCCTATTGGGGTCAAGGCTACGCAACGGAAGCCGCTCGCGCGGTCATGGCCTACGGTTTCGCTAAGGCAGGCGTGCGCCGCTTCGTATGCAAGCATCTGACGGACAACGGGGCCTCGGCGCGCGTCATTCGCAAGCTGGGCTTCAGACTGTCAGGCTCGGCAACCGGTTGGTGCGAGGCGCGCCAGTGCGAGCTACCTGCACTCTCATACGAGCGCCGTCGTCCCTGGACTATGGCCATTAGAGCTTTGGCATCATGA
- the proB gene encoding glutamate 5-kinase, with protein sequence MVSTSASDATTHTARPEWASARRIVVKIGSALLTDRETGRIKSAWLNSLMDDVAQLAKAGKEIVLVSSGSIALGRHALKLPKGVLELEQSQAAAAVGQISLAHAYQELAAARGLTAAQVLLTLGDTEERQRYLNARNTIEVLLALKAIPVVNENDTVATAEIRYGDNDRLSARVASMVSADCLVLLSDIDGLYTAPPNDDSSAEHIPLVTEITPEIEAMAGDAGTELSKGGMKTKITAGKIALAAGTHMVITTGKIYHPLRAISEGARVTWFIAKSDPVTAKKRWISGQLVPNGQIFLDAGAEKALLTGKSLLPAGVTRIDGTFGRGDAVIIRSADGRELGRGLVAYAADEARRIIGKRSGEIAAILGYEGRDTLIHRDDMALTRT encoded by the coding sequence ATGGTCTCCACGTCAGCCTCCGATGCCACGACGCACACCGCGCGCCCTGAATGGGCGAGCGCTCGGCGCATCGTGGTCAAGATCGGATCGGCCCTGCTGACCGATCGCGAAACGGGGCGCATCAAATCCGCTTGGCTGAACTCCCTGATGGACGACGTTGCCCAGCTCGCGAAGGCGGGCAAGGAAATCGTCCTCGTCTCATCGGGCTCGATCGCCCTCGGACGCCATGCACTTAAGCTCCCCAAGGGCGTGCTCGAACTCGAACAGAGCCAGGCCGCGGCCGCCGTCGGCCAGATCAGTCTCGCCCACGCCTATCAGGAACTCGCCGCCGCCCGCGGCTTGACGGCGGCTCAGGTTCTGCTGACGCTCGGCGACACTGAGGAACGCCAACGCTATTTGAACGCCCGCAACACCATCGAAGTGCTGCTCGCGTTGAAGGCCATTCCCGTCGTCAACGAAAACGACACTGTCGCGACGGCGGAAATCCGCTACGGCGACAATGATCGGCTGTCGGCGCGCGTCGCCTCGATGGTGTCCGCCGATTGCCTCGTCCTGCTGTCGGACATCGATGGTCTCTATACCGCGCCCCCGAACGACGATTCCAGCGCCGAGCACATCCCCCTCGTCACCGAGATCACGCCGGAGATCGAGGCGATGGCTGGCGACGCCGGAACGGAGCTGTCCAAAGGCGGCATGAAGACCAAGATTACGGCCGGCAAGATCGCGCTGGCCGCAGGCACCCACATGGTCATCACCACGGGCAAAATCTACCATCCGCTGCGCGCCATTTCCGAAGGCGCGCGCGTCACGTGGTTCATTGCGAAGTCCGATCCGGTCACCGCGAAGAAGCGCTGGATCTCGGGCCAACTGGTGCCGAACGGCCAAATCTTTCTCGACGCGGGCGCCGAGAAAGCACTGCTGACAGGCAAAAGCCTCCTGCCGGCCGGCGTAACCCGGATCGATGGCACGTTCGGCCGTGGCGATGCCGTCATCATCCGCTCGGCCGACGGACGCGAGCTCGGCCGGGGCCTTGTCGCCTATGCGGCGGACGAAGCTCGGCGTATCATAGGCAAACGATCCGGTGAGATCGCCGCAATCCTCGGTTACGAGGGTCGCGACACGCTCATCCACCGGGACGATATGGCGTTGACGAGGACTTGA